Proteins encoded in a region of the Clostridium cagae genome:
- the jag gene encoding RNA-binding cell elongation regulator Jag/EloR has translation MRSVELEGKNVEEALNKALLELNTTKDMVDVEVLQRGSKGLFGFISTKRAKIKVTLKHNYIDDIRNFINKILDSMSIKAEIDINEQDDVINISLSGDKLGLLIGYRGETLDSLQCLISLMINKDSSIQYKRIVLDIENYRKKREETLKNVANKTAEKVKRTGRLFRLEPMNPYERRIIHSALQDNSFVNTYSEGKEPFRRVVVELKKN, from the coding sequence ATGAGATCAGTAGAATTAGAGGGGAAAAATGTTGAAGAAGCCTTAAATAAAGCTTTACTTGAGTTAAATACAACAAAAGATATGGTAGATGTTGAGGTTTTACAACGTGGTTCAAAAGGGTTATTTGGATTTATAAGCACTAAGCGAGCTAAGATAAAAGTAACCTTAAAACATAACTATATTGATGATATAAGAAATTTTATAAATAAAATTCTTGATTCTATGAGCATAAAGGCAGAAATAGATATTAATGAACAAGATGATGTGATAAATATAAGTTTGTCAGGTGATAAACTAGGATTGCTTATCGGCTATAGGGGAGAGACCTTAGATTCATTACAATGCCTTATTTCTTTAATGATTAACAAAGATAGCAGCATTCAATATAAAAGAATCGTACTTGATATAGAGAATTATAGAAAAAAGAGAGAAGAAACTCTCAAGAATGTTGCAAATAAAACTGCTGAAAAAGTAAAGAGAACTGGCAGGCTATTTAGACTAGAACCAATGAATCCTTATGAAAGAAGAATAATTCATTCAGCTTTACAAGATAATTCATTTGTTAACACTTATAGTGAAGGAAAAGAACCTTTTAGAAGAGTTGTTGTAGAACTTAAAAAGAATTAA
- the dnaA gene encoding chromosomal replication initiator protein DnaA: MDADLNKLWEKTLNIVKSEMSEVSFNTWIKSCEPISISDTSIKISVPNSFTKDILDKRYKSLVANSIEAVCSKLYEIKFIIESDLNNEDELNNSDNSDKNRDKNSRRNIVVNDEMSSTLNPKYTFNSFVIGNSNRFAHAASLAVAEAPAKAYNPLFIYGGVGLGKTHLMHAIGHYILQNNTKAKVVYVSSEKFTNELINAIKDDKNEEFRKKYRNVDVLLIDDIQFIAGKERTQEEFFHTFNELHDANKQIILSSDRPPKEIPTLEDRLRSRFEWGLIADIQVPDFETRMAILKKKADVENLKVANEVMGYIATKIKSNIRELEGALIRIIAYSSLTNREVTVDLASEALKDIISKKQGKHVTIPSIQEIVANYFNLKIDDLKSQRRTRNVAYPRQIAMYLSRKLTDMSLPKIGEEFGGRDHTTVIHAYEKISENLKSDESLQHTVSDITKKVSQN; this comes from the coding sequence ATGGATGCTGACCTAAATAAATTGTGGGAAAAAACCTTAAATATAGTAAAAAGTGAAATGAGTGAAGTCAGTTTTAACACTTGGATTAAAAGTTGTGAACCTATTTCTATATCTGATACAAGTATAAAAATAAGCGTTCCAAATTCTTTTACTAAAGATATTTTAGACAAAAGATACAAAAGTTTGGTTGCTAATTCTATAGAAGCTGTTTGTTCTAAATTATATGAGATAAAATTCATAATAGAATCAGATCTTAATAATGAAGATGAATTAAACAATAGTGATAACTCTGATAAAAATAGGGATAAAAATTCTAGAAGAAATATAGTTGTAAATGATGAAATGTCTTCAACTTTAAACCCTAAATATACTTTTAATTCTTTTGTAATAGGTAATAGTAATAGATTTGCTCATGCAGCTTCACTTGCTGTTGCCGAAGCGCCTGCTAAAGCGTACAATCCTTTGTTCATATATGGAGGAGTTGGTCTTGGCAAAACGCATTTAATGCATGCAATTGGACATTATATTCTACAAAATAATACTAAAGCTAAAGTCGTTTATGTTTCTTCAGAAAAATTTACAAATGAATTAATAAACGCTATTAAAGATGATAAAAATGAAGAATTTAGAAAAAAATACAGAAACGTAGATGTTTTGCTTATAGATGATATTCAATTTATAGCAGGAAAGGAACGTACTCAGGAAGAATTCTTCCATACTTTCAATGAACTACATGATGCAAATAAACAAATAATCCTATCATCTGATCGTCCACCCAAAGAAATTCCAACATTAGAAGATAGATTAAGATCTAGATTTGAATGGGGTTTAATTGCTGATATTCAAGTACCAGATTTTGAAACTAGGATGGCAATTCTTAAGAAAAAAGCTGATGTAGAAAATTTAAAAGTAGCAAATGAAGTTATGGGATACATTGCTACAAAAATTAAATCTAATATTAGAGAATTAGAGGGTGCATTAATAAGAATAATTGCATATTCATCTTTAACTAATAGAGAAGTTACGGTTGATTTAGCATCAGAGGCACTAAAAGATATAATTTCTAAAAAACAAGGAAAACACGTAACTATACCTTCTATTCAAGAAATAGTAGCTAACTATTTTAATTTAAAAATAGATGATTTAAAATCTCAAAGAAGAACTAGAAATGTAGCTTATCCAAGACAGATAGCTATGTATTTAAGTCGAAAACTAACAGATATGTCTTTGCCTAAAATAGGAGAAGAATTTGGTGGTAGAGATCATACTACTGTAATCCATGCTTATGAAAAAATATCTGAAAATCTAAAGAGTGATGAGAGCTTACAGCATACTGTTTCTGACATCACAAAGAAGGTTTCTCAAAATTAA
- the dnaN gene encoding DNA polymerase III subunit beta: MIFICEKHKLLDGISIVQKAITGKSTMKVLDGIYINATNDGLRLIGSDMDLSIQTLVNADVLDKGEIVIDAKIFGEIIRKLPNSDIKIETVKEDVIQITCEKSVFNVVCMNAEEFPSLPNINEDLKVEVNESILKNMIKGTSFSIAQDEARPILQGILFQVKDRNLNLVALDGYRLAIRSEFLDNDINLEVVIPGKTLVEVSKILEDHDKNVDITFTNNHILFNLENTKIISRLLDGKFVNYTSLLPQEHKLLVTVKKEEFQNGIERASLMAKDGNNNLINLDLKEETLIITSNSQLGKVREEVSINLQGDEIEIAFNSRYLLDVLKNMESDEIILEMTSGVSPCVIKEKNGENSQYLVLPVRQMR; the protein is encoded by the coding sequence ATGATCTTTATATGTGAAAAACATAAATTATTAGATGGTATTTCTATAGTTCAAAAAGCTATTACAGGAAAGTCAACAATGAAAGTATTAGATGGTATTTACATAAATGCTACTAATGATGGATTAAGACTAATAGGTTCAGACATGGATCTTAGTATTCAAACATTGGTTAACGCAGATGTTTTAGATAAAGGTGAAATAGTTATTGATGCTAAGATATTTGGAGAGATTATTAGAAAGCTTCCAAACTCTGATATAAAAATAGAAACGGTAAAAGAAGATGTAATACAAATCACTTGTGAAAAATCAGTTTTTAATGTTGTATGCATGAATGCTGAGGAATTTCCATCATTACCTAACATTAATGAAGATTTAAAAGTAGAAGTTAATGAAAGTATTTTAAAAAATATGATTAAAGGAACATCTTTTTCTATTGCACAAGATGAAGCAAGACCTATTTTACAAGGAATATTATTTCAAGTTAAAGATAGAAATTTAAATTTAGTTGCACTTGATGGGTATAGATTAGCTATAAGAAGTGAATTTTTAGATAATGACATTAATTTAGAGGTGGTTATTCCAGGAAAAACATTAGTTGAGGTATCAAAAATATTAGAAGATCATGATAAAAATGTAGATATAACATTTACTAATAATCATATATTGTTTAATTTAGAAAATACTAAAATTATATCAAGATTATTAGATGGGAAATTTGTAAATTATACATCATTACTACCTCAAGAACATAAATTATTAGTTACTGTTAAGAAAGAAGAATTCCAAAATGGTATTGAAAGAGCTTCTTTAATGGCCAAAGATGGAAATAATAATTTAATTAATTTAGATCTTAAAGAAGAGACGCTAATCATAACATCTAATTCTCAATTGGGAAAAGTTAGGGAAGAAGTATCAATAAATCTGCAAGGTGATGAAATAGAAATTGCATTTAATTCAAGATATTTATTAGATGTTCTTAAAAATATGGAAAGTGATGAGATAATTTTAGAAATGACATCAGGGGTGAGCCCATGTGTTATAAAAGAAAAAAATGGAGAAAATTCCCAATATTTAGTTTTACCAGTAAGACAAATGAGATAA
- the remB gene encoding extracellular matrix regulator RemB, giving the protein MFLHLGENVVVPIKDIIGIFDLENTMYSSDTIQFLRLAEEDGFVERITNEKPKSFVIAEVNKMSKIYLSPISSATLTKRTDIEYS; this is encoded by the coding sequence GTGTTTTTGCATTTAGGAGAAAATGTTGTAGTTCCTATAAAAGATATTATTGGAATATTTGATTTGGAAAATACTATGTATAGTTCAGATACTATACAATTTTTAAGATTAGCAGAAGAAGATGGATTTGTAGAAAGAATTACGAATGAAAAACCTAAATCTTTTGTTATTGCTGAAGTTAATAAAATGAGTAAGATATATCTTTCACCAATATCTTCTGCAACTTTAACTAAAAGAACTGATATAGAATATAGTTAG
- a CDS encoding RNA-binding S4 domain-containing protein, producing MNKIKINTEIIKLDAFLKWSGIASLGSEAKIYIQEGLIRVNGETCLQRGKKLKIGDVIEFENEEFEIV from the coding sequence ATGAATAAAATTAAGATTAATACTGAAATTATAAAATTAGATGCATTTTTGAAATGGAGCGGAATAGCATCTCTAGGATCAGAAGCTAAAATTTATATACAAGAAGGTTTAATAAGAGTTAATGGCGAAACATGTTTACAAAGAGGAAAAAAATTAAAAATCGGAGATGTTATAGAATTTGAAAATGAAGAGTTTGAAATAGTTTAG
- the mnmE gene encoding tRNA uridine-5-carboxymethylaminomethyl(34) synthesis GTPase MnmE has translation MREFDTICGIATPIGEGGVSIIRISGSKALDIISKIFVGKNNIDLKQMKTYTMRYGHIIELESKDVIDEVIISYMKGPHSYTTEDIIEINCHGGVISTNSVMNQVIKAGARVAEPGEFTKRAFLNGRIDLSQAEAVIDIIKAKTDLSMKSALMQSGGALSKQIKEIRQYLLNTLALIEYGVDFTEDDEDIDDTLVLRVKDGIKTTILKVKELLKGADEGKIIRDGLNVVIIGKPNVGKSSLLNVLLKEKRAIVTDVPGTTRDIIEEYLNIDGIPIKITDTAGIRETEDTVEKIGVERSREKIEEADLIILILDSSRELEEEDKEIINTIKDKNHIVLLNKMDLDRKIADIDLDNQINISAKTGYGIEELKNKIKELFFSGDINSESLIVSNVRHKQALYRSLENCEIALDRVNANEFLDLISIYVTSAMKALGEITGDELEEDVLNKIFSEFCVGK, from the coding sequence ATGAGAGAATTTGATACCATTTGTGGTATAGCAACCCCTATTGGTGAGGGTGGAGTTTCTATTATTAGAATTTCTGGAAGTAAAGCATTAGATATAATTAGCAAAATATTTGTTGGTAAAAATAATATAGATTTAAAACAAATGAAAACTTATACTATGAGATACGGACACATTATAGAGCTTGAGAGTAAGGATGTAATTGATGAGGTTATTATAAGCTATATGAAGGGACCTCATAGCTATACTACTGAGGATATAATAGAAATCAACTGTCATGGTGGTGTTATATCAACAAATAGTGTAATGAATCAGGTTATTAAAGCAGGTGCAAGAGTTGCAGAACCAGGAGAATTTACAAAGAGAGCATTTTTAAACGGTAGAATTGACTTAAGTCAAGCTGAAGCCGTTATTGATATAATAAAAGCTAAAACAGATTTGTCCATGAAGTCAGCACTTATGCAAAGTGGTGGAGCTTTATCAAAGCAAATTAAGGAAATAAGACAATACTTATTAAACACATTAGCATTAATTGAGTATGGAGTAGATTTTACGGAAGATGATGAAGACATCGATGATACTTTAGTTTTAAGAGTTAAAGATGGAATAAAAACTACTATTTTAAAAGTTAAGGAACTATTAAAAGGTGCAGATGAAGGTAAAATAATTAGAGATGGCCTTAATGTTGTTATTATCGGAAAGCCTAATGTAGGAAAATCATCTTTGCTTAATGTTTTACTAAAAGAAAAAAGAGCAATAGTAACAGATGTTCCTGGTACTACAAGAGATATAATAGAAGAGTATTTAAATATAGATGGTATACCTATAAAAATAACAGATACTGCAGGTATAAGAGAGACTGAAGACACTGTTGAGAAGATAGGTGTTGAAAGATCTAGAGAAAAGATTGAAGAGGCAGATTTGATTATTTTGATATTAGATTCTTCTAGAGAATTAGAAGAAGAAGATAAGGAAATAATTAATACTATAAAAGACAAGAATCACATAGTATTATTAAATAAAATGGATTTAGATAGAAAAATAGCAGATATTGATTTGGATAATCAAATAAATATTTCAGCTAAAACTGGATACGGAATTGAAGAACTAAAAAATAAAATAAAAGAGTTATTTTTTAGTGGAGATATAAATAGTGAAAGTTTAATAGTATCTAATGTTAGACATAAGCAAGCATTATACAGATCGTTAGAAAACTGTGAGATAGCATTAGATAGAGTTAATGCTAATGAATTTTTAGATTTGATTTCTATTTATGTAACTTCAGCAATGAAAGCGCTTGGTGAAATAACAGGTGATGAACTAGAAGAGGATGTATTAAACAAAATTTTTAGTGAATTTTGTGTAGGAAAGTAG
- the recF gene encoding DNA replication/repair protein RecF (All proteins in this family for which functions are known are DNA-binding proteins that assist the filamentation of RecA onto DNA for the initiation of recombination or recombinational repair.), producing MYIKAIMLANYRNYNNLELNLSEGVNVFIGDNAQGKTNVLESIYYCAFAKSHRTSRDKDLINWKENEAYISLLIGKKRLDKRIDIKILRDGKKAIKVNSIKINKIGELFGTFNVVMFSPEDLKIIKESPGIRRKFLDMELCQINKKYYFNLVQYNKILNERNIILRSRDFNKDILEIYDLQLSECADYIIKERLEYIDKINYYGKLIHSEITSGNEDIIFKYDSGIKFKDNFKYAFLEKLKSNLLRDREQGLTSIGPHRDDFSVLINNIDVKKFGSQGQQRTAVLTMKFSSLKIIKEITKEYPILLLDDVLSELDINRKRYVLSTLNDIQTIITCTGINDLEDYLDNNSKVFKVCNGEIVN from the coding sequence ATGTATATAAAAGCGATAATGTTAGCTAATTATAGAAATTATAATAATTTGGAGTTGAACCTTAGTGAAGGTGTTAATGTATTTATAGGGGATAATGCTCAAGGAAAAACTAATGTTTTAGAATCAATTTACTATTGTGCATTTGCTAAATCTCATAGAACATCAAGAGATAAGGATTTAATAAATTGGAAAGAAAACGAAGCATATATAAGTTTACTTATAGGGAAAAAAAGATTAGATAAAAGAATTGATATAAAAATTTTAAGAGACGGTAAAAAGGCTATAAAGGTTAATTCTATTAAAATAAATAAGATAGGAGAACTTTTTGGAACCTTCAATGTAGTTATGTTTTCACCAGAAGATTTAAAAATAATAAAGGAATCGCCTGGGATAAGAAGAAAATTTTTAGATATGGAGTTATGCCAAATAAATAAGAAATATTATTTTAACCTAGTTCAATACAATAAAATATTGAATGAGAGGAATATTATTTTAAGATCAAGAGATTTTAATAAAGATATTTTGGAAATATATGATTTACAATTATCAGAATGTGCTGATTATATTATTAAAGAAAGGTTAGAATATATAGATAAAATAAATTATTATGGAAAATTAATTCATAGTGAGATAACTTCAGGAAACGAAGACATAATTTTTAAATATGATTCAGGAATAAAATTTAAAGATAATTTCAAATATGCTTTTCTAGAAAAATTAAAGAGTAATTTATTAAGAGATAGAGAGCAAGGCTTAACATCAATAGGTCCTCATAGGGATGACTTTAGTGTATTAATAAATAATATAGACGTGAAAAAGTTTGGTTCTCAGGGTCAACAAAGAACTGCAGTTTTAACTATGAAATTTTCTTCACTTAAGATTATTAAAGAAATTACAAAGGAATATCCAATTTTATTACTTGATGATGTTCTTTCAGAGCTTGATATAAACAGAAAGCGATATGTATTGAGCACTCTTAATGATATACAAACAATAATTACTTGTACCGGTATAAATGATTTAGAAGATTACCTAGATAATAATTCAAAGGTATTCAAAGTATGCAATGGAGAAATAGTGAATTAA
- the rpmH gene encoding 50S ribosomal protein L34: MFMTYQPKKRQRKKEHGFRKRMSTQSGRNILRKRRQKGRKKLTA; the protein is encoded by the coding sequence ATGTTCATGACTTATCAACCAAAAAAGAGACAAAGAAAAAAGGAACATGGCTTCAGAAAAAGAATGAGCACTCAATCAGGAAGAAACATTCTTAGAAAAAGAAGACAAAAAGGAAGAAAAAAATTAACAGCATAA
- the gyrB gene encoding DNA topoisomerase (ATP-hydrolyzing) subunit B has translation MEQNNQRYDENQIQVLEGLEAVRKRPGMYIGSTSSRGLHHLVYEIVDNSIDEALAGYCKNIEVKINEDNSITASDDGRGMPVGMHPKMHKSAVEVIMTILHAGGKFGGGGYKVSGGLHGVGASVVNALSEQCIVTVKREGHIWKQEYSKGKVLYDLKQIGNTEESGTTIYFKPDAEIFDEVLFDFDTLSQRLRELAFLNKGINIKLIDSRNDREESYYYEGGIKSFVSYLNRNKTPLHQEPIYVEGIKDKVTVELGLQYNDGYTENLFSFANNIDTIEGGTHLVGFKTALTRAFNDYAKRFGFIKENDKNFSGDDIREGLTAVISVKIEDPQFEGQTKTKLGNSEVKGIVDSIVSEYIGIFLEENPGISKIIIDKALMAARAREAARKARELTRKSVLERTTLPGKLADCSSKDPRECEIYIVEGDSAGGSAKQGRDRKFQAILPLRGKIMNVEKQRLDKILNSETIRSMVTAFGGGIGKDFDIEKIRYNRIIIMTDADVDGAHIRTLLLTFFYRYMRELVEQGHVYIAQPPLFRVGKGKKEVYAYSDSELDQVLLDMGGKDTSVDIQRYKGLGEMNATQLWDTTMDPAKRILLKAEIEDAMAADEIFTILMGEKVEPRREFIEQNAKNVVNLDI, from the coding sequence TTGGAACAAAATAATCAAAGATATGATGAAAATCAGATTCAAGTACTTGAAGGGTTAGAAGCCGTTAGAAAAAGACCGGGTATGTACATAGGTAGTACTAGTTCTAGAGGCCTACATCATTTAGTATATGAAATAGTTGATAATAGTATAGATGAGGCTTTAGCTGGATACTGTAAAAACATAGAAGTTAAAATTAATGAAGATAATTCTATTACAGCATCTGATGATGGAAGAGGAATGCCAGTTGGTATGCACCCTAAAATGCATAAGTCAGCAGTAGAAGTAATAATGACAATACTTCATGCAGGTGGAAAATTTGGTGGTGGCGGATACAAGGTATCTGGTGGTTTACATGGTGTTGGAGCCTCTGTTGTTAACGCTCTTTCAGAACAATGCATTGTTACAGTAAAAAGAGAAGGACATATATGGAAACAAGAGTATAGTAAAGGTAAAGTGCTTTATGATTTAAAGCAAATTGGTAACACTGAAGAAAGTGGTACAACAATATATTTTAAACCTGATGCAGAAATATTTGATGAAGTTTTATTTGATTTTGATACATTATCTCAAAGATTAAGAGAATTAGCTTTTTTAAATAAAGGTATTAATATAAAATTAATAGATTCTAGAAATGATAGAGAAGAAAGTTATTATTATGAGGGTGGAATAAAATCATTTGTATCTTATTTGAATAGAAATAAGACACCATTACACCAAGAACCTATATATGTAGAGGGAATAAAAGATAAAGTTACAGTTGAATTAGGATTACAATACAATGATGGATATACAGAAAATTTATTTTCTTTTGCTAATAATATTGACACAATTGAAGGGGGAACCCATTTAGTTGGATTCAAGACTGCATTAACTAGAGCTTTTAACGATTATGCAAAAAGATTTGGATTTATAAAAGAAAATGATAAAAACTTTTCTGGTGATGATATAAGAGAAGGTCTTACAGCAGTAATATCTGTTAAAATTGAAGATCCTCAATTTGAAGGTCAAACTAAAACAAAATTAGGAAACAGTGAAGTTAAAGGAATTGTTGACTCTATAGTTAGTGAATATATAGGGATATTCTTAGAAGAAAATCCTGGAATTAGTAAAATAATTATAGATAAAGCTTTAATGGCAGCTAGAGCAAGAGAAGCAGCTAGAAAAGCAAGAGAATTAACAAGAAAATCTGTATTAGAAAGAACAACATTACCTGGAAAATTAGCAGATTGTTCATCAAAAGATCCTAGGGAATGTGAGATTTATATAGTCGAAGGAGATTCAGCCGGTGGATCTGCAAAACAAGGTAGAGATAGAAAATTCCAAGCCATTTTACCTTTAAGAGGTAAAATAATGAATGTTGAAAAACAAAGATTAGACAAAATATTAAATTCAGAAACTATAAGATCAATGGTTACCGCATTTGGTGGTGGAATAGGTAAAGATTTTGATATTGAGAAAATTAGATATAATAGAATAATAATTATGACTGATGCCGATGTTGATGGTGCGCATATAAGAACATTATTATTAACATTTTTCTATAGATATATGAGAGAATTAGTAGAACAAGGTCATGTATACATTGCGCAACCACCTTTATTTAGAGTTGGTAAAGGTAAAAAAGAAGTTTATGCTTATTCTGATTCTGAGTTAGATCAAGTATTACTAGACATGGGTGGAAAAGATACTTCTGTAGATATTCAAAGATACAAAGGTTTAGGAGAAATGAATGCTACTCAATTATGGGATACAACTATGGATCCAGCAAAGAGAATTTTATTAAAAGCTGAAATTGAAGATGCAATGGCAGCTGATGAGATATTTACTATCCTAATGGGAGAAAAAGTTGAACCAAGAAGAGAATTTATAGAACAAAATGCTAAGAATGTTGTTAATTTAGACATTTAG
- a CDS encoding membrane protein insertase YidC produces MFEKIIQFMANIFNYLHDFIVNLGVSDVGLSYVLAILIFTLMIRLIILPLNIKAAKSTQKMQAVQPKMKKLQEKYKGNPEKLNEEMRKFYKENDVSVTGGCLPSLLPLPILMALYYVFFRIEGMNGASFLWIADLGAKDKTMILPILAALSTYLPSYLMTKATPMDDSPMNMGTMSLVMALMMGFMSINFKSILVLYWIIGNVIQSIQTYFLNYLPAKKKVALAAAETAVSESSDPSFSMIVEEPKNLASTKKKSKKKK; encoded by the coding sequence ATGTTTGAAAAGATAATTCAGTTTATGGCTAATATATTCAATTATCTACATGATTTCATCGTAAACCTAGGTGTTTCAGATGTTGGATTATCATATGTATTAGCAATTCTTATATTTACATTAATGATTAGACTAATTATATTACCGCTTAACATAAAAGCAGCAAAGTCTACTCAAAAAATGCAAGCTGTTCAACCGAAAATGAAAAAGCTTCAAGAAAAATATAAGGGTAATCCAGAAAAATTAAATGAAGAGATGAGAAAATTTTATAAAGAGAATGATGTTAGTGTAACTGGGGGATGTCTTCCATCATTGTTACCATTGCCAATATTAATGGCATTATACTATGTATTCTTTAGAATAGAAGGTATGAATGGAGCATCATTTTTATGGATTGCAGATTTAGGTGCTAAAGATAAGACAATGATATTACCTATTTTAGCAGCCTTATCAACATACTTACCATCTTATTTAATGACAAAAGCTACTCCTATGGATGATTCACCTATGAATATGGGTACTATGAGTTTAGTTATGGCATTAATGATGGGCTTTATGTCAATAAACTTTAAATCAATATTAGTGTTATATTGGATAATAGGAAATGTTATTCAAAGTATACAAACATATTTCTTAAATTATTTACCAGCTAAGAAAAAGGTTGCATTAGCAGCTGCAGAAACAGCTGTTTCAGAATCTTCAGATCCTAGTTTTTCTATGATTGTTGAAGAACCTAAGAATTTAGCTAGTACAAAAAAGAAAAGTAAAAAGAAAAAATAA
- the rnpA gene encoding ribonuclease P protein component: MIYRLKKNIEFIIVYRRGKSFANKTLVLYVLKNKRNKDKDGIAYSKVGISVSKKVGNSVVRSKCKRLLSESFRLNYNNILKGYDCVFVARNPIRDSNYFETEKAMKNLIKKAGLYYDEENGIKSN; encoded by the coding sequence ATGATTTATAGATTAAAAAAAAATATAGAATTTATAATTGTATATAGAAGAGGGAAATCATTTGCTAATAAGACTTTGGTTCTATATGTATTGAAAAATAAAAGAAACAAAGACAAAGATGGTATCGCATATAGTAAAGTAGGAATTTCTGTAAGTAAAAAAGTTGGAAACAGTGTTGTTAGAAGTAAATGTAAGAGATTATTAAGCGAGAGCTTTAGATTAAATTATAATAATATATTAAAAGGATATGATTGTGTATTTGTAGCAAGAAATCCTATAAGAGATAGTAATTATTTTGAAACTGAAAAGGCGATGAAGAATTTAATTAAAAAGGCAGGCTTATATTATGATGAAGAAAATGGTATTAAGTCTAATTAA
- the yidD gene encoding membrane protein insertion efficiency factor YidD: MKKMVLSLIKFYRKSISPGRSPCCRFTPTCSQYALDAVNKYGVIKGGFMTLYRILRCNPFCKGGYDPVK; encoded by the coding sequence ATGAAGAAAATGGTATTAAGTCTAATTAAATTTTATAGAAAATCTATTTCACCGGGGAGAAGTCCTTGTTGTAGATTTACGCCAACTTGCTCACAGTATGCATTGGATGCAGTAAATAAGTATGGAGTGATTAAAGGTGGCTTTATGACACTATACAGAATTTTAAGGTGTAATCCTTTTTGTAAAGGTGGGTATGATCCCGTAAAGTAA